The following coding sequences are from one Capsicum annuum cultivar UCD-10X-F1 chromosome 3, UCD10Xv1.1, whole genome shotgun sequence window:
- the LOC107862238 gene encoding chitin-binding lectin 1, giving the protein MREIIISLLSLALFLLKVSAKLSDVPFYLPANETLGLKLIRERNTSDLAQSLLAQSRCGWPGGGRSCPTGQCCDFDGWCGTGDAYCDEDECDFQCPGPIPVGRCGMQAGGRPCPTGQCCRDSGWCGTTEEYCNPLRCQSQCSGPYPSGRCGWQAGGRKCPTGLCCSLWGWCGTTSIYCSREECQSQCERPPPPPSPPPPPPPPPFPQGRCGKQAAGRACPTGVCCSIWGWCGTTRNYCVSPYCQSQCKGGLTSYNKNRFRGIESLLLNAL; this is encoded by the coding sequence atgaGAGAGATTATAATTAGCCTTTTATCTCTGGCTTTGTTCCTCCTTAAGGTCTCAGCCAAGCTATCTGATGTTCCCTTTTATTTACCAGCCAATGAAACCCTTGGCCTTAAACTAATAAGGGAACGTAATACGTCAGACCTAGCCCAGTCATTATTAGCACAGAGTCGATGCGGATGGCCAGGTGGCGGTAGATCGTGTCCTACTGGACAGTGTTGTGATTTTGATGGTTGGTGTGGAACCGGTGATGCCTATTGTGATGAAGATGAGTGTGATTTCCAGTGTCCAGGTCCGATCCCAGTGGGACGATGCGGAATGCAAGCAGGTGGTCGACCATGTCCTACTGGACAGTGTTGTCGGGATTCAGGTTGGTGTGGAACCACAGAAGAATATTGTAATCCTCTACGCTGTCAAAGCCAATGTTCAGGACCTTATCCATCGGGACGTTGTGGATGGCAAGCTGGTGGGAGGAAATGTCCTACTGGATTATGTTGTAGTCTCTGGGGTTGGTGTGGAACCACTTCAATCTATTGTTCTCGTGAAGAATGTCAAAGTCAGTGTGAAAGGCCACCACCACCCCCGTCTccaccacccccacccccacccccaccattCCCACAGGGACGATGCGGAAAGCAAGCTGCTGGTAGAGCATGTCCTACTGGAGTGTGCTGTAGTATATGGGGCTGGTGTGGAACCACACGTAACTACTGTGTTTCTCCCTACTGTCAAAGTCAGTGCAAGGGCGGTCTAACCTCGTACAACAAGAATCGCTTCAGAGGCATTGAAAGCTTATTGCTCAATGCTCTCTAG